aaactaatagaaataatgtaaggaaaaagaaggaagaaataatatagattcaatagtctaaaaccctataccaagaaagaagaagaagtagaagaatgtgTCATTTGATCAACCACcaactaaaagagaaagaggatacatGAAGATATTTCTAAGGAGAACAAatataattgattatatataaactacagagaagattagaagaaaaggatccaggggatatagacaatattatagtctaaaaccctataaaaagaagaaagaagaagaatgtgtcATTAGTTTGGCCCCGTGTTGAAAGGTTGGCTTGATAAACCTCTTGTGCATTGGTACTAGTGAAAACAACCAGATAATAAAGTATGTGATGATATGAGTTTCAGGGACATGAGATAATTCAGTAGTTGTGTTGTACCTCAATTGGATGTTCACCTGTGCAGGAAATTTGGTAATTTTTCACAATATCTTCGCATACCCGATCGTGATGATTTTGGTATTGATAGAGTCCTCTCAGAGTCTAGTCCACATATAGTTTGGATATTATGGTGCAGAAACATAAAATTTAGCAATACCATTCACCTCTATAAGGGGTTTTAATGCTGCAGTCAAAACTCCTTGTCTTACTCATCCAGACAACGTGTCAGGACTGGCAGGACAAATAGGCCGAGTTCAGAACCCTCCAAGGCCTTCATTGCCCCCAATGCAACCAGCTCGAAAGTAAACATCACTATTTTATCATACTGATGTCTTTATTTTACATGTTCCTTATGTTTTGTAACTCCTCTGATTCATAGTTAACTTACCTGCaactgacaaacacaaaaatatgcttttataacaatattattctcCAGCCAGAAATTTCTGGTATTTACCAACCAACATTTTTGTAACATTAAAAGTTATTCCATTCATACTTTGATAATGTAGAGAAAAGTTatcataaataaatcaaaagtTTGAACTTAACTGTTGTATTTTGTGGATGTTATATTGCAGTGGTTGGTTTTCAAGCACTAGACAACCATACTGTACAAAGGTGATAAGAAAATCTTGAAATGAGGATTatgtggagatagagagaaactaaGGTGATGCCCTTTGAGGCACAGAAACTGAAAAGTCAATGGTTCCTTACCAGTAAATACACATTCTTGTGGTACTATTCCTTTTTAGAAATGGGTCAAATATTGTGATTGAACATATTTGCATTCTGAATTAATGATATTGCAATATAAACAAACTGAGATAAGTCAATTGAACTAACTGTAGTACACTTTGCCCTATTCCCTTAAATATAGgatctgtgtcttttttttttggtttggtatAGTCCTTAATATGCTTTTGCTATCAAGTCAATATTGAATACATAAACCATATTCTGTTACTGTGGATATGGCTGCAAGTTTCTGAGTGGAGAAGAGAATAATTTATAATGAGGGCACTTTACCTTCACAAGACTATGAATCTTGATCTAGGATTACAGGATAGaggataaaaacaatcataatttttACATGTCAGCTGTGTGTACTTATCATTTCTTACTTAGGTAATACATAAGCTAATCATTTTTAAACTTTTTCAGACATTTGACCTGAATTCACATTTCTACAGCCTAATGGTTTCAATGTCCACACAAAGAGGCTTGCATGCGGTCTCCACTTCTTGCTGAGGTTTGCATATTTTTACATTGTTAAAGGATtggtatctgtttattcattattgttttatatcagAAATGGATGAATGTCAGGATTTAACAGTTGACTTTCATttcatgtaataatattgatgtttttGCTAATAATGATTTGGTactcattaattcattatttattattatttgttttgtttttatttctcaaaaATTGATGCTACTCCTCCTAAAAAAGAGTATCAATAACATTTTCACCTTATGCATATTAGATTGAAACTATTCATactaattttcttatattttattttacagatATGAGCATGTCTATGTGTGAATCTTAAAACCCAGTGAAAgtcagaaagaaataatgaacggATATTAGAATTTAGCGCTGAAAACGGAGGACTTTCTATAAAGAGAAGCAAGAtgaatgatgatagtcatgaacCTATAAACAAGGATGACTTGCAAGGAAGAGAGGTTGATGCAGAAACCTTAGTGAGCCAGGATAGTGAAAGTAGCTCGCAAGTAAGTGGCACAATGGATGTACAAAAGGAGGAAGATGTAGTTGAAAAGAAGAGCATAAAGGGAAGCACAAAGGATACAAAGAATATGGAAAAGGAGATGCAGTTAAAGAAGTATGGAGTATTGATATGGTACGGCGAGCAATGTGATACAGAGAGCAGCTGTGAAGAGgcttatgatgaggatgatacagAATTACAAGATGAAGATACAACATTAAGTAGTGCCGAAAAAACTGACTTGCCaacagaggatgatgatgacgaggctACAGAGTTaagtgaaaatgaagataagCATGTTGGTCAGTGTAAGGaagaaagtaaacaaatagagaaaggagaggacaCACAGGCATATGAGAAAGAAAACATTATGGCCAATGAAGAAGGCAAGATCCAGGAGAGTAATGAAGAAGAGGATTGGCAGGAGAGTAATAAAGATGACAGGCAGGAGAGTAATGAAGAGAAATCTACAgctgatgaagatgaaaacaCACAGGAggctgaagaagaagagaacaggcAAGAGGTTGAGGAAGATGACATGCAGGAGGATGAGGTAGAAAACATTATGGCTGATGAAGATGACAGGCAGGAGAGTAATGAAGAGAAAACTACAGCTGATGAAGATAAAGACAtgcaggagggtgaggaagggaatatTGCAGCTAATGAAGATGAGGACAGGCAGGAGGATGAGGTAGAAAACATtatggctgatgatgatgacaggcaGGAGAGTAATGAAGAGAAAACTACAGCTGATGAAGATGAACAGACACAGGAGGCTGAGGAAGATGACATGCAGGAGGATGAGGTAGAAAACATCATGGCTGATGAAGATGACAGGCAGGAGAGTAATGAAGAGAAAACTACAGCTGATGAAGATGAAAGCACACAGGAGGCTGAAGAAGAGAACATTACGGCTAATGAAGAAGAGAACAGGCAAGAGGTTGAGGAAGATGACATGCAGGAGGATAAGGTAGAAAACATTTTGGCTGCTGATGATGACAGGCAGGAGAGTAATGAAGAGAAGACTACagctgatgaagatgaagacatgcaggagggtgaggaagggaacaTTGCAGCTAATGAAGATGAGGACAGTCAGGAGGCTGATGAAGATGACATGCAGGAGAGTAATGAAGAGAAAACTACAGCTGATGAAGATGAACAGTCgcaggagggtgaggaagatgacatgcaggaggataaggaagaaaacaTTATgcttgatgaagaggaagaaacacaGGAGAGTAATGAAGAAAGAATtgcagctgatgatgatgatatgcagaAAGCTGAGGAAGAGAacatggttgatgaagaagaaaatatgctTGAGGAAGAGGGCAAAAATGTGGCTGATGAGGAAAAGGATATGCAGGTGTCTGAGGAAGAGAATAggcaggagagtgaggaagagaacaTTATGACTGCTGAAGAAGACACACAAGAGAATATTGTGGCTGATGAAGAGGATAGCccagagagcaaggaagagagtgtTATGGCTGTTGAAGAAGAGGACACACAGGAGGCTAAGAAAGGGAAAGTTATGGCCAATAAAGAAGATTGTCAAGTaggcaagagagaggaaataacaggtgaggaagagagtagtcagagtgaagaagaaaaggaagaggtcaagggagatgaaagaaagacagatgaggaagaggaaaagcaaaaagtAAAACCAAGTTTCgaggtaaaggaggaaaaggatatcCAGGATATTGGGAATGTATATGCTAGTGAGGCAGAAGCCCTTCAGGCAGGGAATGACAAAAACGAGAAgtgtgaaaaggaaggagaaattcTACTAGATCATCATGTTTGTAAGGAACGACAATCCAAACCTGATAACGAAGAAGTAACAACAGATCAGGGTGCAACAGaggttaacaatgatgatgtccAAAAGAGTAGTAATGACGGGTCTGTAAcagaagagacaaataaagataatgctgaaaCATCGCCAGTCCTTGGACAGAAACACAGGAGGAGGACACTTAGTTTTGACAATTTGGAAATTGCAAAAACAACATCTGAGAGCAAGAGTCTCAACAACAGTGGTAAAAGAACACCAGATAATTCCGGGGAGGCTCAGACCCCAGATGAATGCCAGATCAACAGAACATCACCAATTATTGGCTCTAGATTAAAGGATATCTCTGGCAGCCCACGTAAGCATGATGTAGCAGAGGGTAAGTTCAACCTTGTTATTACGTCTGTTAGGGGTAAGGTTGAAGACTTTAACGAGTGCAACAAAAATTCTCAAGCAGTAGAGGATAAAGAATTAGCTTCTGGATCTTCAGATGTAAGTAAAGATAAATCTCCAACTTCTCAGGAGAAGAATATCGAATGTGTAGAGGTAGTAAGTGAAAGCGAAGAGGATAATGTATTTGAGGAATGTAAAGCCGTCGTCTGTAAGAAATGTCGAAGCATTTGGACTGAGAAAGTTTTGCATACAATTTTTAAGGGCAGTGAAGCAGTCACTGTCAACTCAAAAATAACTTTCGGAGCTATAGTCCTAATCAATAACTGGGCCCATAGACACATTCAGCATGACAGAGAAACGGCTGTGAAAAACATGCTAGAGAGAGCTGATCTCGGTAAAAACATTAAGGGGTTGGAGATAAGTGATCTGAGTCAGTGGCTTTTTGAACTTATGGACAAAGGCAAGATAAAGTGCTGTGCAGTGTTTGATGCCATATATAAGCCAGAGCCCATCAAAGTATCACTAAGCTCCCTGAAAAAAGTTAAAGGAGCTAGTAGTAAAGCCATAAGAGCACCCTGTAGAGATCAGGATGATGGTGAAATGTCAAAGAAGAGGCCATTGCAGCTTGAAGAGGAAAGATTATCTGATTCGCATGATCTCTCAAAAGTGCCAGAGGTGACCAAGGGAGCAAGaaccaagaaaaaggaaaagaaagatgacttGGCAGATGTATCAGATGTGCAGGATCATAACTCACCAGACAGAGCACAAactataaaggaaaagaagactaTTGAAACATTAGAACAGAAATCAGAACCAGATGCACAAGTCTCCAGACTTAGTCCAAGGCAGTCTGATGAAGTGCCCTCGGATGAAGATGAAGGTTTATCTAAGTCTCATTCTTCCATTTCTGAGATGCAGTCCAAGGCAGTTCTGGATGATGACCAAGTATCTGAAAGAGAAGAGGTTTTATTTGAAACAGAACCATCAGAAGCAAAAGAGGTTAGTTATGTATATGAGGAAAATAATATGGAGGTTAGTGACGACGAAGAgggtgagaatgatgagaatgttgCTGCAACATCAATACTCAGACAGGAGGAGGAAATTGAGCCAGATTTGCTTATAACAAAAGAGGCAGAGATATTTTCAGGTACTGTAGAAAATAGGCAGTCTTTGTTGTGCAAAAAGCTAGGcttagatattaataatattgctattagtTGTTCTAGTAGCGACCTGAAAAGGGCCAACAATGGAACTATGGCAAAGCAAGTTTCAGTTGAAGAGGCAGTATCTCGTGCTCACATCACCCTGTTAAAGGAACGTTCAGCCTTACAAGGGTTTGCAAGTGAAGCATATGATCTGTTGCCCTTCGAGTTCAAAAATTTCTATGATTCTGTACATAATGATGAGTCTACTCAGCGCTTCATGACAAATCGCGAATTACTGACACTGCACAGCATTTTCATTCTGGATGCAGAGCTGCCCAATGCTGAACTCTTTTATCAGGTTTTGATTCAGATTCTAAGGAGTCGAAACCAAGTCTTACTTGTCCCAGACAGCCGAACTTTGCTGCAGGTCCTTGAGAAGTTGCGTCGAGACTTCAACAGAGCGAAAGTGGGAAAGTCATATAGTGAGTTCTTGGCACAAAACTGGGACATGAGAAATATTTATAGTGCAGAGACTTTATGGAATAACACAAGAGGCTATCCTAATAATCCAAATATAAGAaatgttttgtctattttttgcTTGTGGAAGAACATTGGCAAGCAGTTACCTGATTTCTATCCTTCTTTAGCCATACAAGAAATGTGTAAATTCACTGATTTAAGCAGCACAGACAAGCTGGGAATGTGTGTGAGACTGTATGCAAGATTTTGCACTTTCTTGTACAAAGAAAATCACCCAGAATTAGCAGAACTTTTCCTTGACCAAAAATTCACAATATCCAACATCTCTGTATCAAGAGATGCTTTGATCAATAGTATGAAGTGCCAAGCTTCAGAGAATCAGAGGGTAGAAGCTTCACTTACTAGTACAGAAACTGAAGTTATACAGGCAATGCAAAATTGCACCGAAGCAGAGAAAATGGCCCTACGTTCTGAAAATCCCAAGACTCTGAGACACTTCCACAGACTCCTGAAACAGTTTGAACAAAAGCTAGACCGATACAGAGATGCAAATGCTGAACTAGTGAAGAAAATTACAGTTGCTGAAACCAGGAAAGAAAAGCTAATGAATAAGATAAAGGATCCAAGCCTGAAAGGATCATTGCATGAACTTAGTGATGAGTTGAGCACCATTTATCACAACAAGAGAAAAAACAGTTCTCTAATTGAGGCTGACCAAAGAAGCTCAAAGTTTGCAAGGATGGAGTCAGAACCATATGAAGTTGCGGAAAGTACCAAGGAAGTCATTCATAACATCCTTGCAAAGGGAGTTAAGCCAGAGCTAGTGAGAACTGTCATTCAAACCATAATGAAGAAAGTAACTGGAGAGAGTGCCTTAAATCTGCCTGATGTCTTCTGGATCAGAAAATATGCACAGGAAAATGGTTTTCAGTCTACAGAGAGTTGATACGAGCTGAGCCCCTTGAATGTAGGTGGTATGATTtcataaatatacagaaaatctcaatatattttacttttagttTTCTAAAAAATTACTGTATCAGTATAAgttaaaatcaatatttttttttttattgtactttGTAATATTGGAGATAAAAAATGTAACTATAGTTTGCATTTTTCTCTTGTGATATCAAAGATCTCATGTAAATACATAATTCATCATCCTTGTATATGTCTATGTTGATGtacttgtatattgtatatatgcatatataacaagcTTGTGTATAatgtctgtacatacacacaggaaGAGGACGGGACTCCCTTAATTCTTTTTCCAGAAATGTTACACTCACAGTCTCTTATTTAGAACATTTCTGAAGAACCCTAAGTGCTTCCACATTTATCTCTCCTTATTTGTGAAAACTAAAGCAATCAGCCAGTCTTGGTCTCCCTATTGGGATATTTTGGAGATTTGTTTGCAGACACCTTggctgaaagaaaaagaggaagagagaatatagGAGATAAAGCATGTAATAACAAGCTGTTATACTTGTTCTCTTTGGTATCTCTGAGTTGGCTTCAATTTTTACCTTTTACAAATTTCATTATTCAGGGTATTGAGAATCATAATCTGTACAGCAGCATATTTTGTGCAcaattggttttatatatatatatatatatatatatatatatatatatatatatatatatatatatatatatatatatatatatataaatatatatatgtgtgtttaatgtTCTTCCTAATGTTGGAATCTAAGCTTGCTTTTGAGACAGGCTTCATGTGTCATATAATATGATACCTAGAAGAAGAGTTACACAACTGTGATTatttatacagaaataaaaattttaaacatGAGAATGAGTGTTCTTCCCCGTAatgatagatatacagtatattagaTTTACAAGAGTGACTGAATCTAATGTTTGGCTTCGTGAGATTCAAGATTAAAATGAAAACTCTGTCTTGAAAATTTATTACAATGAattcacaattatatgtatataagatgagTTGCCATTTTTAATAAAAggtacaacatttttttttttttttttttttttttattcaatcttAAATATTATGTTGTAAATACTGCCTGTGGTAATGATATTCAAATACAGTTTTACATGCTATGATTTATGCCTTTGCACAACACCCATTTCTTCTAGTCCTGGCTCTTAGAGGATGAGCAACTTCTTGCTACTTGCCTTCCGTTGCAACATCACGACTTCCTTTTCAACTTCTCAGTCAGTTGTTATATGTGACTCGGCTCCCTTGGTAATCCAGTTAGCTGTGTTCAAGCAACcatttaatagttattattaatttcattagtaTTTAGTGTCCCTTAAAGAACATATTCTTATGTGATATCTATGGATAGATCATTTGAGTTCATTGCAACAAAttatgaaaaggtatgaatgagaattaacaatttcacaatacaagaaatataactgatgtatttatgttatatgaCTAATGACataaaacaatatcaaaacaCCACAATTACATCTCTTGCATTTGAAATTGttaattctttttcatatttattctccttccatctctctctctctctctctctctctctctctctctctctctctctctctctctctctctctctctctctctctctctctctctctctctctctctctctctctctttctctctctttctctctcttctctctctctctctctctctctctctctctctctctctctctctctctctctctctctctctctctctctctctctctctctctctctctccaccagtccccattctctttcattttctccttttcttccttatcttctttcatttctctgtctctctctttctctctcaattctctctctttatcatttttaagacaagtgagagagagagcactaatAAATATAGATtgtgaagagaaaaaatgaaaccgagagaaaaaaaaaaacgaaaaaatcgaGACCTAAAAGAGATGAACTGGACTTCATAATTTATTCATAAACCAATCAAtctacctcaaaaaaaaaaaaaaaaaataataataataacagactaaAAGGCCGATGCATGCGCGAATCCGCCTACACGAACGCTCCATCCACGAACGCCCCGCCAGAGTAAACCCCCCAAGAAAGCAGAGGAAATGTTATTAACGTTTTTATCGTCTGCGTGAATTTGTGGGTCGGTTTTGCGATGGAATTACACCCTCTTGTGGCGTAAGTGACGGGATTTTTCTCCGAGTTGGGTGGTTATGGTcgttcctttctctgtcttggtGCTTTATTTAAGAGGAATTGGCGAGAGTCCGTGAGTGAATccgtattattttatttattattatttgttatttattttgttttattacttttgacGTGAGGATTTGCTGTATTTCTAAGGTATTTAATTCAGTGGCGGGGAATTATAGATTTGGGAGGATTTTAGTGTTGGTTTGTGGAAGTGATGAATGagaatattaatttcattatttatttaaaggcatttaagagaaaataaaatgaagaactgAAGAGATttaacaaataaatgtatttaacAGGGAATAAAAAATGTAGAGATATATTGAACAGTTAGTCAACAGTCTTGCTGGttaataatttaatttcttttactttctattCGCTTCTGCaatatttttcttcacttttgcTGTAATTTTCCCTCACTTGCACTTATGATTAGTCTAAAAGTCCCGTGGAATAGTGCTGATGTGTCGGCAAATTGTAAGTCtagtaaaagaaaatgtattgatCAAGGTTTAAGGAGATTCATAAGCTCTGCAAACTATTTTCTAATTTTAATTGACTGTATGTTATGCTAGAGCCAGGTAATTGTCGATTATAGGGTCAAGTCAGGCAATTGGCACTATGGCAGGACCCAACAAACTTACCCCATCGATATTTGGAAAAGTATAGGTGGTCAAGTAGGTCTGGCGTATTACTTGAAAGAAAATTGGTTTTGCTAACCATAATGTTTCTGAGGGAGATTTGCTGGCCTTTACTATGGGGATTTCACTCAAGTCATGCTGGGTATACTTTCTGATAAAGGATTATgcagtaattctttacagtacagacacaggcaccagagactaagtcccctAATTCCACATCACAAATATTGTCCAACAGTCTAAATTACCGTGATGGGGCATGCCCTTCGAGCACAGCCTGAGGGTAAGTTTGAAGGGGGGGCTTTACCCACCAACACCCCCTGGCAAACATTGTCTTTACCTTGGTATGCACAGCAGAATGGAGCTGAAACTCAGGAGGACCAAGGAGACATGGGCTGTGAGCACTTGTTTCCgcaataattttcttttatttgttgcaTAAGCAATTGTGCCATTATCATTCATTTGCACTGATTGGTTTCTATAGCAGTGGGTGTTATTTTGGGCCGTTTGTAAAGCAGTATTGTTCGTTTTTCCGCAACTTCACTTGTGCTATTCTGGACAGTTACCCGAAGTTATTCTAGCACAAACTTAATTTTGAATAAATAGTGCTATCCCTGATCAGTCATAAATTGCGAAcatttaagaaaagagaaaattgataGTATGAAAGCATAGTGGATTCAAATTGCATAGATATAATGAAAGGATATAAAATGATGTGTTATTTCAAATCCCATGTtttcattaaagaaagaaaatcatcatATTAATCAGAGAAGTAACATTGTGGTAGCTCTCTTCATTTACCCAAATAGGATATATTCTTTCCAGTCTGAACATTGCTGTTAAGACAACCAACCCTCCTGTTAGCACAAATCACATGgtacatttaatatttatatgtatttcttatataatttTTTGATCATTGTTAAGGTgcaattgtttttaatatttatttgaaCTGGAAggcccatctctttctttcttttttttcttttctttttctttgtctttgtctttttctttttctttttcttcttctttttcttcttcttcttcttcttcttcgtctacatTTCATTTTCTAAAGTATTGCATTCCTTCACAAgttaaagaaaaacagagaaaataaattacAAATTAAGGAAAGTATGTGTCTTTCTATTATGTTATATTAACATTCAATGCTGTACTTAGCCAATTTTGTTTTGAAAATGGTATTATATCTTTTGTTTCAAACATTGTTGTCAGGTTACCACAAGAGCTGCACAACTGATAAATTATGGCTGCCCTCTTGATGCACAAGAgatgacagatgtgtgtgtgtgtgtgtgatttaggaTCAGATAAAGCTgcctattataatgattatatacttgtatatatatgtatatatgtatgtatatatgtattatcatcatcagcctgggtcagtccacgggatatatgtatatatatacacatatatacacacaaacatatatatatatatactgtatatatatatatatatatatatatatatatatatatatatatatatatagatgagagagagagagagagagagagagagagagagagagagagagagagagagagagagagagagagagagagagagagagagagagagagagagagagataaagagagagagagagatatgaaatgcCTTCAGCACAGTACAGTGTAGTCACCCCTAGTAATAGTAAATACTATATGTCAGATTTAAGAAGGATAATGCACTCTTTTAAGATAATGAGTAGGTTACTGCAGGTATACTGACTTTAAGCTATTTTAATCCACTGCCGCCAGGAAAGTGATgtgccatttttctttctttctttcttttttttctttctctcttactttctttctttctttctttctttctttctttctttttcttttgtgtgtgtgtgtgtgtgtgtgtgtgtgtgtgtgtgtgtgtgtgtgtgtgtgtgtgtgtgtgtgtgtgtgtgaaatgtctttgGACATAAATGGCTCTTCTAGTGCTTAGCcaacaattagtagaccttgtgaccttacctgatttcacctttccttgaattggcaggaaaaacgtattttttactaatgctatgaatatcgatggtgttatttttattatataaattataattactataatgttataaacattattaacagcaaaataagataatgtaaaatatttttgtaaatcaaggagaGGGgtgaacaggcaagacaggcagttcTCATAATtggtggctcattggtgatttagtacaagtgtagccatctatgtgtaaaaacaattaataaagtaaactcaaagtgggcatggcatgtctgTACAGGCTATGCTCATCAACATTGGGATGATCATGAGTAAAAGACCCATTTAGTCCTGGTACTGAAAAAATTGTAATTTAGTTTTTAAGAGAGCAAAgtcctaaagaaaaaaagaaaagcagaaaagttATTGTAATGCTTAAAGTTTCCctttaattaatatcataattgggTTATAGATAGCAGTTGAAAGATTATTTGATGAGTCATTTGTCTAATTAGATTTCCTTTTCTCCAGGAGTTATCATGCAGTGCCTGGTTATTGGGGATCCAGTATCACCAGTAACTTGAAATCTGCCCGTTTGGAGGATGTCTAACAGCCATGGCAAATGTAGCCTTTGGAAGAAACAAGAGTGATATTGTTAGGACCGCCAGTCATCATGGCAACAACCACACGGGGAAACAACACTACCGCCCATGGTAATGTTGGCTGCAGTGACGGGAGTGCCAATGGCAATGGAAGCAACAAGCAAGAGCGGGTCGTATGTGATAATTCTGTTGTTCCTCCTGTATGTGAGGCGGGCAGGGTGGGTTCCGAAGGTGGCAGGGGAGTTGGCAACCTTACATCCACTTACCAAGCCCACAGACAAGTGGCAGGGGGATGCAGAAGTGCGGCTGCAGCGCAGACTACTTACCAtcatggaggaggagaagcgggagGGGGCCCAAGTAGTAATGGGGGAGTGGCTGTGTCCTCTGCCTATCATGCAGGAAATGGCAGCAACCCAGTGCAGGAAGGAGATACAGCAGGGGCAGATGGTGCTGGAGGTGcttctgcaggaggaggaggaggaggaggtggttcctCAGCAATTCCGACCACTTAcaacgaaggaggagggggagggggaggtgggaacgTGACAATCGCTGCCAGTGGGAGCGGCGTTACGAATAACACGTCCTCAAGCTACCACCTGGCTCacggaggaggaacaggagcagTAGCAGGAGCAGGTGCAGCAGTAGGAGGAACCAGCACAGGGAATGGAACCTCAACTGGGCAGGTTAATGCCACAACCAGTTACTATTACACACCCATATTGAACTCTCAGCAGACCCTCCTTAGGCCAATCATGACAGCACAGCcgcctctctactctccccttcttccacctcagcAACATACTTATGCCATGCCCCATGCATCGCCCTCAGCTGGTAAGTCCTTGGTAGTGTATAGAAACCAGTTGCAATTGTATATTTCATCTTAATGATTTATCCCATAAATTGTTTAATTCTGtgactcattcatttttttaacgTTTAAAAGTTACAGAACTGTTCTACAGTTATTCTAGCTTGATACAGTAATTGCGTTCTCTCTCAGTCAAAGTAGCAGATGTGCACAAATAAAATGTAGGTACAGCttcttatattttcatgtatttttgtgtattagGCTTGT
This genomic interval from Penaeus chinensis breed Huanghai No. 1 chromosome 11, ASM1920278v2, whole genome shotgun sequence contains the following:
- the LOC125030348 gene encoding microtubule-associated protein futsch-like isoform X2 translates to MNDDSHEPINKDDLQGREVDAETLVSQDSESSSQVSGTMDVQKEEDVVEKKSIKGSTKDTKNMEKEMQLKKYGVLIWYGEQCDTESSCEEAYDEDDTELQDEDTTLSSAEKTDLPTEDDDDEATELSENEDKHVGQCKEESKQIEKGEDTQAYEKENIMANEEGKIQESNEEEDWQESNKDDRQESNEEKSTADEDENTQEAEEEENRQEVEEDDMQEDEVENIMADEDDRQESNEEKTTADEDKDMQEGEEGNIAANEDEDRQEDEEDDMQEDEVENIMADEDDRQESNEEKTTADEDESTQEAEEENITANEEENRQEVEEDDMQEDKVENILAADDDRQESNEEKTTADEDEDMQEGEEGNIAANEDEDSQEADEDDMQESNEEKTTADEDEQSQEGEEDDMQEDKEENIMLDEEEETQESNEERIAADDDDMQKAEEENMVDEEENMLEEEGKNVADEEKDMQVSEEENRQESEEENIMTAEEDTQENIVADEEDSPESKEESVMAVEEEDTQEAKKGKVMANKEDCQVGKREEITGEEESSQSEEEKEEVKGDERKTDEEEEKQKVKPSFEVKEEKDIQDIGNVYASEAEALQAGNDKNEKCEKEGEILLDHHVCKERQSKPDNEEVTTDQGATEVNNDDVQKSSNDGSVTEETNKDNAETSPVLGQKHRRRTLSFDNLEIAKTTSESKSLNNSGKRTPDNSGEAQTPDECQINRTSPIIGSRLKDISGSPRKHDVAEGKFNLVITSVRGKVEDFNECNKNSQAVEDKELASGSSDVSKDKSPTSQEKNIECVEVVSESEEDNVFEECKAVVCKKCRSIWTEKVLHTIFKGSEAVTVNSKITFGAIVLINNWAHRHIQHDRETAVKNMLERADLGKNIKGLEISDLSQWLFELMDKGKIKCCAVFDAIYKPEPIKVSLSSLKKVKGASSKAIRAPCRDQDDGEMSKKRPLQLEEERLSDSHDLSKVPEVTKGARTKKKEKKDDLADVSDVQDHNSPDRAQTIKEKKTIETLEQKSEPDAQVSRLSPRQSDEVPSDEDEGLSKSHSSISEMQSKAVLDDDQVSEREEVLFETEPSEAKEVSYVYEENNMEVSDDEEGENDENVAATSILRQEEEIEPDLLITKEAEIFSGTVENRQSLLCKKLGLDINNIAISCSSSDLKRANNGTMAKQVSVEEAVSRAHITLLKERSALQGFASEAYDLLPFEFKNFYDSVHNDESTQRFMTNRELLTLHSIFILDAELPNAELFYQVLIQILRSRNQVLLVPDSRTLLQVLEKLRRDFNRAKVGKSYSEFLAQNWDMRNIYSAETLWNNTRGYPNNPNIRNVLSIFCLWKNIGKQLPDFYPSLAIQEMCKFTDLSSTDKLGMCVRLYARFCTFLYKENHPELAELFLDQKFTISNISVSRDALINSMKCQASENQRVEASLTSTETEVIQAMQNCTEAEKMALRSENPKTLRHFHRLLKQFEQKLDRYRDANAELVKKITVAETRKEKLMNKIKDPSLKGSLHELSDELSTIYHNKRKNSSLIEADQRSSKFARMESEPYEVAESTKEVIHNILAKGVKPELVRTVIQTIMKKVTGESALNLPDVFWIRKYAQENGFQSTES